In Candidatus Atribacteria bacterium, the DNA window CATCTCCTCTTGGCATCTTTTTCACCTCCTTTTTTCGTTGATTAGTTAGCTGGTTAGTTAGTTAAAATACAAAAATACAAGATCAAATCATTAATGACAAGAAGTCATTCAAAGATTGTATTATTTAGTTTATTCTAAATTTTATTTTTCTTATCCATTAATTATAAGATAAGCGAGTTTTTTCATCCGCTAATGTCGGTTGAATAATTTCTCCCCATTTTGGTGAATCCCATGTTCCCAACCTTTTATGCATATCATAATATTTCTGGGGTATTGGATGTGTTCCAATAACTACTTTTATTCCATATCTTTCCTTAATGAAGTCACAAAAATAGGTTATACTAGGACAGGGAGGGTATCCGACAACCAACCCGGTAGCCAGGTGAATCACTTGAGCTCCGTTTTTAATCATTTCCTCGGGAGCATATTCGATGTTTCCCCCAGGGCAGCCGTCACAAGTAGTATATCCAACTAATTCCAATTCATCATCTTTACCATAAATGCTAAATGCGCCTTCCCTGTTGCGGAGAGCTCTAAGGCATTTACCTCCGGCACAGGTATGGTAACGGTCACAAATAATAATGCCAATTTTAATTTTGTCTTTCATTGCTATTCTCTCCTATTAAATTAAATTTAAAAATTACCACTACCAAAGGCAGTAGTCGTTAGAGCATATCGCATTACCTATTGCGTAGTAAGTATCGCGTTAAGAAAATCAGAATTTGCGAGTGGATACGTGATATATGGTACCCAAACTAGAACAGACGTTCCCCGTTTTCACGAGGACAAGCCCGCCTGTCTACCAAATCTAGGCTATCTTTGTTAAGCGAAACCCATCTTCAAAACTAAAACTTAGATAGATTGTGTGAGATTTTTTTATTTGCTTATCTCTTGGTAGAGTTTTTATATTTTAAAATCCCTACCAGCTAAAACTCAATCCGAATCTATTAGGTACTAACCACTCTAAAGCCAGGTGTTCGTTGATTTGATAAACCACTTCTTTGGTGTTTGTTTCCCATCCACTTTGAGTAAATTGTCCTCCATAATTTAGCTGAATTTTCCCTAAATCTACCTGCAGACGAGTATGTACCAGAGCTTCCAGATCCTCTTCCTTATACTGCAAGCCTGCTCCTGCCCATAATCGGATTAGATA includes these proteins:
- a CDS encoding CGGC domain-containing protein; this translates as MKDKIKIGIIICDRYHTCAGGKCLRALRNREGAFSIYGKDDELELVGYTTCDGCPGGNIEYAPEEMIKNGAQVIHLATGLVVGYPPCPSITYFCDFIKERYGIKVVIGTHPIPQKYYDMHKRLGTWDSPKWGEIIQPTLADEKTRLSYN